One Candidatus Eisenbacteria bacterium DNA segment encodes these proteins:
- a CDS encoding sigma-54-dependent Fis family transcriptional regulator, with protein sequence MSTILCIDDEPSVGVTLEHALTELGHDAILTTSVEEGLVALDGRGFDLVITDYPLVGADGRDVLTLLQEREPDTPVIAMANYATHQEVVASIRRGAVDYLTKPLRQEALRLAVNNALEIGRLRRENEDIRQEITRHQGSGSIIGTSAALQAVLDVIAAVAPTRATVLLEGESGTGKELFARAIHEQSTRREGSFVTMNCAALPEGLVESTLFGHERGAFTGATSRSHGAFERAHRGTLLLDEISEMRLDLQSKLLRALQEQEFERVGGAQAIKVDVRLIATTNRDLRAEIDAGRFRRDLFYRLSVVPIRTPPLRDRIEDVPALVDHFVRHFALQLGVRVPQVTPEIYAALCRRRWLGNVRELANAVERAVILSRGGALDTRLFEVDPPMPTDGNGPLGFGVPFGMAAEPPAPHGFGPLLPRVSNGGSLLDGRADGTYNLRQLEKHMIQRALQATGGHRLRAAALLGISDRTLRKKLSAGRGPLEA encoded by the coding sequence ATGTCCACCATCCTGTGCATCGATGACGAACCTTCGGTCGGAGTCACGCTCGAACACGCTCTGACCGAGCTCGGACACGACGCGATCCTCACCACCAGCGTCGAAGAAGGGCTGGTGGCACTCGACGGTCGCGGCTTCGATCTGGTGATCACCGACTACCCGCTCGTGGGGGCGGATGGCCGCGACGTCCTCACGCTGCTGCAGGAGCGCGAGCCCGACACGCCCGTGATCGCGATGGCGAACTACGCGACGCACCAGGAGGTGGTGGCGTCGATCCGCCGTGGTGCGGTCGACTATCTGACCAAGCCGCTGCGTCAGGAGGCGCTGCGTCTGGCGGTCAACAATGCGCTCGAAATCGGACGCCTGAGACGCGAGAACGAGGACATCCGTCAGGAGATCACGCGCCACCAGGGCAGTGGCTCGATCATCGGAACCAGCGCCGCGCTTCAGGCGGTTCTGGACGTGATCGCGGCGGTCGCCCCGACCCGCGCCACGGTGCTGCTCGAGGGCGAATCCGGCACCGGCAAGGAGCTGTTCGCCCGTGCCATTCACGAACAGTCCACGCGTCGCGAGGGTTCGTTCGTGACCATGAACTGCGCGGCGCTTCCCGAGGGCCTGGTCGAGAGCACCCTGTTCGGCCACGAGCGCGGGGCCTTCACCGGCGCCACCTCGCGCAGTCACGGAGCGTTCGAGCGAGCGCATCGTGGAACGCTGCTGCTGGACGAGATCTCGGAGATGCGACTCGATCTGCAGTCCAAGCTGCTGCGCGCACTCCAGGAACAGGAGTTCGAGCGGGTCGGCGGCGCGCAGGCGATCAAGGTGGACGTGCGTCTGATCGCGACCACCAATCGGGACCTTCGTGCCGAGATCGATGCGGGGCGCTTCCGACGCGATCTGTTCTATCGCTTGAGCGTGGTGCCGATTCGCACTCCGCCGCTGCGCGACCGGATCGAGGACGTTCCGGCCCTCGTGGATCACTTCGTCCGTCACTTCGCGCTCCAGCTCGGAGTGCGGGTGCCGCAGGTCACGCCCGAGATCTACGCCGCGCTGTGCCGGCGGCGGTGGCTCGGCAACGTGCGCGAGCTGGCGAACGCGGTCGAACGTGCCGTGATCCTGAGTCGCGGCGGAGCACTCGACACTCGACTGTTCGAAGTCGATCCGCCGATGCCGACGGACGGGAACGGACCGCTGGGATTCGGCGTACCGTTCGGAATGGCGGCCGAGCCACCGGCACCGCACGGGTTCGGGCCGTTGCTCCCGCGCGTCTCGAACGGCGGATCGCTGTTGGACGGGCGCGCGGATGGCACCTACAACCTGCGGCAGCTCGAGAAGCACATGATCCAGCGCGCGCTGCAGGCCACCGGAGGTCACCGTTTGCGCGCTGCTGCCTTGCTCGG